In one window of Zygosaccharomyces rouxii strain CBS732 chromosome E complete sequence DNA:
- the YEN1 gene encoding crossover junction endodeoxyribonuclease (weakly similar to uniprot|P40028 Saccharomyces cerevisiae YER041W), with protein sequence MGVPQIWELLRPYLQDKRVPLKKFVSDFKFSHGRSPRIAIDGYSWLFECGFILNQETPGKYASHGTIGKAVLNFVYRLKELLALNITFILVFDGSMKPSFKKNFGSPLSCAEDDYWSTWNSHMEIHERNGHCLKIMLDSEGLHFMQVVKGVLGSMRISYVEACGEGEAQCAWLQRNGHVDYVLTNDSDALVFGATRLLRNYSKFTNDLGATGNSPLGKQRSSSKDLFVTVVDLDQLNSATNDRYNWWSLLFFSVLLGADYNQGVKGMGKVKAAKLAQLQDPDFAQRFRDMFADLRRRPQLSEYQNFQQELTEFCKDHSVELFDRNYRAMLGELSLEGWPSLNAIMYYFHPILIPQMDFQVFDKSNVNISGSNGYKEINFLQLQAYLGDFRLPAVTNFEKWFTETILDSFLLRRLLSQDRNLTDYVQIVDQRTFEISGKWPLSCWKIKYKPYILFFQVGESGRNSFPYTMWIPQGLIPQDHILITKWKRTPKSKTPSPSKSKISPQKNTLDSFLKKHASPVKDFSPAKKIDDQVTLEPVKKRLFVDSNDSSNDSEDDSLVILDEITLKDNSSLSTWKKRRQK encoded by the coding sequence ATGGGGGTTCCACAGATATGGGAACTTCTAAGACCTTATCTTCAAGATAAGAGGGTacctttgaagaaatttgtGTCTGATTTTAAATTCTCCCATGGAAGATCACCAAGAATAGCTATCGATGGATATAGTTGGTTATTCGAATGTGGGTTCATTTTGAACCAAGAGACACCTGGTAAATATGCCAGTCATGGTACCATTGGTAAGGCAGTTTTGAACTTTGTATATCGATTGAAAGAACTTCTGGCGCTAAATATCACTTTCATTTTGGTATTTGATGGTAGTATGAAACCCtctttcaagaagaattttggATCTCCTTTAAGCTGTGCTGAGGATGATTACTGGTCCACTTGGAATTCTCATATGGAGATTCACGAGCGGAATGGCCATTGTCTGAAGATTATGTTGGATAGTGAAGGCTTACATTTCATGCAAGTTGTCAAGGGAGTTCTGGGTAGTATGCGGATATCCTACGTGGAAGCCTGTGGTGAAGGTGAGGCCCAATGCGCATGGTTACAAAGGAATGGCCATGTAGATTACGTGTTGACTAACGATTCTGATGCATTGGTCTTTGGCGCTACCAGACTTTTGCGCAATTATTccaaatttaccaatgaCTTAGGTGCAACTGGGAACAGTCCACTGGGAAAACAGCGGAGTAGTAGTAAAGATCTGTTTGTTACTGTAGTGgatttggatcaattgaacaGTGCTACTAATGATAGATACAATTGGTGGTCACTTCTATTCTTCAGCGTCTTATTAGGAGCAGATTATAACCAAGGTGTTAAAGGTATGGGCAAAGTAAAAGCAGCCAAACTAGCACAATTGCAAGATCCGGATTTTGCTCAAAGGTTTCGTGATATGTTTGCAGATTTAAGACGTAGGCCTCAGCTTTCTGAAtaccaaaatttccaacaagaattgacaGAGTTTTGCAAGGACCATTCTGTGGAACTATTTGACCGCAATTACAGAGCCATGTTAGGCGAATTATCATTAGAGGGATGGCCTTCATTAAATGCTATAATGTACTATTTCCATCCAATTTTAATCCCACAGATGGATTTTCAAGTGTTTGATAAATCCAATGTGAATATTAGCGGTAGTAATGGATacaaagagatcaattttttacaGCTACAGGCTTATTTGGGGGATTTTCGTTTGCCTGCAGTGACAAATTTCGAGAAGTGGTTTACAGAAACAATATTGGATTCATTTCTACTTCGACGGCTACTTTCTCAAGACCGAAATTTGACCGATTACGTTCAAATAGTGGACCaaagaacttttgaaattagcGGTAAGTGGCCATTATCATGTTGGAAAATTAAGTACAAGCCTTACATTTTGTTCTTCCAAGTCGGTGAGAGCGGCCGTAATAGTTTTCCTTACACGATGTGGATTCCCCAGGGTCTTATACCACAAGATCACATACTAATCACCAAATGGAAACGAACTCCCAAATCCAAAACACCGTCACCAAGCAAATCCAAGATATCACCACAAAAGAATACCCTTGACAGTTTTCTTAAGAAACATGCTTCACCAGTCAAAGATTTCTCACCTGCAAAGAAAATTGACGATCAAGTAACACTAGAACCTGTCAAAAAAAGATTATTTGTTGATTCCAATGATTCATCGAACGACTCTGAAGACGATTCACTGGTGATACTTGATGAAATAACTCTCAAAGacaattcatctttatcaacATGGAAAAAGAGACGtcagaaatga
- the MXR1 gene encoding peptide-methionine-S-sulfoxide reductase (highly similar to uniprot|P40029 Saccharomyces cerevisiae YER042W MXR1 Peptide methionine sulfoxide reductase reverses the oxidation of methionine residues involved in oxidative damage repair providing resistance to oxidative stress and regulation of lifespan) yields the protein MVPTLSKGIKFNSQTDKILTVGAGCFWGTEHIYRKYLGERIDDCKVGYANGSEMKKDQTNSVTYKRLCIGDTGFCEVLQIAYNPQKLSLKELVDLFFRCHDPTTANQQGPDAGTQYRSALFAHSEGDLKELKELKDQWQPKWGNKITTEVELIKNFYDAEDYHQLYLDKNPEGYACPTHYVRNL from the coding sequence ATGGTACCAACACTGTCCAAGGGTATTAAATTCAACAGTCAGACTGACAAAATATTAACAGTAGGAGCTGGGTGTTTCTGGGGTACTGAGCATATCTACAGAAAATATTTGGGTGAGAGAATTGATGATTGTAAAGTTGGTTATGCAAATGGTAGCGAAATGAAAAAGGACCAGACTAACTCTGTAACTTATAAACGTCTTTGCATAGGTGATACTGGATTTTGTGaagttttacaaattgCATACAATCCTCAAAAATTGTCTCTAAAAGAACTGGtggatcttttctttaGATGCCATGATCCAACAACCGCAAACCAACAAGGTCCTGATGCTGGTACTCAATACCGTAGTGCACTTTTTGCCCACTCTGAAGGGGatttaaaagaattgaaagaactAAAGGATCAATGGCAACCAAAATGGGGAAATAAAATCACCACAGAAGtggaattgatcaaaaacTTTTATGATGCTGAGGACTACCACCAGTTGTACCTAGACAAAAATCCTGAAGGTTACGCATGCCCAACCCATTACGTCAGGAACTTGTAA
- the MTC3 gene encoding Mtc3p (similar to uniprot|P53077 Saccharomyces cerevisiae YGL226W Hypothetical ORF) encodes MWARVTLKPLARRSASSLSYTPPSMVDLPSRWSTMNPQLQEEITEYLTWKMEDSWKLMTVDELKASYYISYGQWGPRGKTDIQLTPTMLIWKGLFSTLLFTALGVSLINLKRDKHMDKALNGLQRNSSE; translated from the coding sequence ATGTGGGCTAGGGTCACTCTCAAACCTCTTGCAAGGAGATCTGCAAGCTCATTGAGTTATACACCACCAAGTATGGTAGATCTCCCTTCACGTTGGTCAACGATGAACCCACAATTACAGGAGGAGATTACAGAATATTTAACTTGGAAGATGGAAGACTCTTGGAAATTAATGACAGTAGATGAATTAAAAGCCAGTTATTATATTTCATATGGACAATGGGGTCCAAGAGGCAAAACAGATATCCAACTAACACCAACGATGTTAATCTGGAAAGGCTTATTTAGCACATTACTATTCACTGCATTAGGCGTATCGTTGATCAACCTCAAGAGAGATAAGCACATGGACAAAGCACTGAATGGATTGCAACGGAATTCAAGCGAATAA
- the OST5 gene encoding dolichyl-diphosphooligosaccharide--protein glycotransferase subunit (similar to uniprot|Q92316 Saccharomyces cerevisiae YGL226C-A OST5 Zeta subunit of the oligosaccharyltransferase complex of the ER lumen, which catalyzes asparagine-linked glycosylation of newly synthesized proteins) yields MSYADLQKEFKVAETFEPVFQLSSQSRYALFSLVIAVLLISMALVSAYSKKGFLIRLAIFAALSAAGSMFSGIGVVFLANSLGVYV; encoded by the exons ATGTCTTACGCTGATTTACAA AAAGAGTTTAAAGTCGCAGAAACTTTTGAACCAGTGTTTCAATTGAGTTCCCAGAGTAGATATGCACTTTTCTCACTGGTGATTGCAGTTCTGCTGATTTCAATGGCCTTAGTATCTGCTTACTCGAAGAAGGGGTTCTTGATTCGTTTAGCCATTTTCGCTGCACTAAGTGCTGCAGGTAGCATGTTCTCAGGTATAGGAGTAGTGTTTTTGGCTAACTCACTGGGTGTTTACGTATAG
- the VID30 gene encoding glucose-induced degradation complex subunit VID30 (similar to uniprot|Q753T4 Ashbya gossypii AFR242C AFR242Cp and weakly similar to YGL227W uniprot|P53076 Saccharomyces cerevisiae), with product MSAYMDNVDREFIKGLFPEYLLQQPVAYSLWMSYYRHKKVFHKMKHNGISDIGKQQLLSRESGYYRLSNKLSYSARKEIWQKLMSLGVLGTLSFDSANDEYLVQVYKYFHPGPNNNLSGNASSGALPNGSIGMQYASGSGDEMEDLTKPAIAEEEILAELAMQDADDMEEDDDRDTAEAMDDDEDDDDEDDDDEDNDESNEGVRLGRRDGSNVTDDANQDSSSGSRSSHGSHHETMNFYPALATHAHPTKSKNNNMTSDVYQMLGYSLPSQWVTQPNNCVLLSADGISRLSPNPNWQAYNAYERSTASTRNRLRNSFSGNQKNDFAVTWANNFLHLNKLGIFYYEIRILGVTSSQGAQNSNIIVGYKCWPDSDVSGTVSKSENERAGLSGSGVPGLGGGLRSSVRSGGGSTGSAAGDDSSSGAKSGIEEGFFGYRGSDGSITVGSQYKSYAKPFGRDDVIGCGVNYVDGTIFFTKNGVFLGTAFTDFHEVNLIPYIALRQGNSVRTNFGLYEEFVFDILGYQNRWKAKAYKHIFKSSDHSDLLDEFDLSDEEDNDQEVKGEKAMEIDNDGLQDTDSDIACIKDSLLLKDTRFEDDQLRKPDVEKINNLNTGDDSIPSTLHTMINDYLIHEGLIDVSKGFLKDLQRENVSNSSDDRGAAVIRHNERQIIKEEKNLKIRQDLRRFITEGNISQCLSYIESQLPGLLQENIELLFEIRVAQYLLTILHYKKYSIESIVSKGQELSKDFVYNESVPEDLRERFRAQLSNVSALLAYDDPVNESPEELARYLSNEYLQDRLFQVINTNILKFLKKNSDSKLETVIRYTRSMLATLMTCNVEGSSVYNGTELRYFKILNIDEDLLNL from the coding sequence ATGTCTGCCTATATGGATAATGTTGATAGGGAATTCATCAAGGGTCTTTTTCCTGAATACTTACTTCAACAGCCAGTTGCCTATTCGTTATGGATGTCATACTATCGTCATAAGAAGGTATTCCACAAGATGAAGCACAATGGCATAAGTGACATTGGTAAGCAGCAGTTATTATCGAGAGAATCTGGTTACTACAGGTTGTCAAATAAGCTGTCATATTCAGCGAGGAAAGAGATTTGGCAAAAATTGATGTCTCTTGGTGTTTTAGGTACACTTTCATTTGATTCAGCTAATGACGAATATTTGGTACAAGTCTACAAGTATTTTCACCCAGGTCCTAATAATAATCTGTCAGGAAATGCTAGTTCAGGTGCACTGCCTAACGGTTCCATTGGAATGCAATATGctagtggtagtggtgatgaaatggaGGATTTAACGAAACCGGCTATtgctgaagaagagattTTGGCAGAATTAGCCATGCAAGATGCAGATGACatggaagaagatgatgatagaGATACTGCGGAAGCcatggatgatgatgaagatgatgacgatgaagacgatgacgatgaagacAACGATGAAAGTAATGAAGGCGTTCGTTTGGGGAGAAGAGATGGGTCTAATGTGACTGATGATGCTAATCAAGATAGTTCAAGTGGGTCTCGTTCATCCCATGGCTCTCATCACGAAacaatgaatttttatccaGCGCTTGCCACTCATGCCCATCCaacaaaatccaaaaataACAATATGACTTCAGACGTCTACCAAATGCTTGGTTATTCATTGCCAAGCCAATGGGTTACACAGCCTAACAACTGTGTTCTGCTGTCTGCAGATGGTATATCGCGCCTGAGTCCAAACCCCAACTGGCAGGCCTACAATGCATACGAAAGGTCTACAGCATCTACAAGAAACAGACTGAGAAATTCGTTTTCTGGGAATCAAAAGAATGATTTTGCAGTTACCTGGGCAAATAACTTTTTGCATCTCAATAAATTAGGAATATTTTATTATGAAATTAGAATTCTAGGTGTGACTAGTTCCCAAGGTGCACAGAACAGTAATATCATTGTTGGTTACAAATGTTGGCCTGACTCTGATGTAAGCGGTAcagtttcaaaatctgaAAATGAACGTGCTGGTCTCAGTGGTTCGGGCGTTCCTGGATTGGGAGGAGGCTTAAGATCTTCTGTTCGTAGCGGTGGCGGGTCCACTGGATCGGCAGCTGGTGATGATTCTTCTAGTGGCGCTAAATCTGGTATTGAAGAAGGATTCTTTGGATACCGTGGTAGTGATGGTTCCATAACTGTAGGGTCGCAGTACAAGTCGTATGCAAAACCATTTGGACGTGACGATGTTATCGGTTGTGGTGTTAACTACGTTGATGGTACgattttcttcaccaaaaATGGTGTATTTTTGGGTACTGCATTCACAGATTTCCATGAAGTTAATCTAATACCTTATATTGCCCTTAGACAGGGAAATTCTGTAAGGACGAATTTTGGTCTttatgaagaatttgtttttGATATCTTAGGATATCAGAACCGTTGGAAGGCAAAGGCTTATAAACatatttttaaatcttcagaTCATAGTGATCTTCTTGACGAATTCGACCTTTCTGATGAGGAGGATAATGATCAAGAAGTAAAAGGTGAAAAAGCAATGGAGATTGATAATGATGGATTACAGGACACTGATTCGGACATTGCTTGCATTAAAGATTCTTTATTGCTGAAGGATACAAGGTTTGAAGATGACCAGCTTCGTAAGCCTGATGTGGAAAAGATAAATAACTTGAACACTGGTGATGATTCCATACCTTCCACTTTGCATACTATGATTAATGATTACTTGATACATGAAGGATTAATTGATGTATCCAAGGGGTTCTTGAAGGATTTACAAAGGGAAAACGTAAGTAACAGTTCTGATGATAGAGGAGCCGCTGTTATTAGACACAACGAAAGGCAAATCATtaaggaagagaaaaacCTAAAGATAAGACAAGATCTCAGAAGATTTATCACTGAAGGTAATATTTCTCAATGTCTAAGTTACATTGAATCCCAGTTACCGGgacttttacaagaaaatatCGAACTGTTGTTTGAAATTCGGGTGGCACAGTACCTTTTGACCATCCTTCACTACAAGAAATATTCGATAGAAAGTATCGTTTCCAAGGGTCAAGAATTATCGAAAGATTTCGTATACAACGAATCTGTTCCAGAAGATTTGAGAGAGCGCTTCCGTGCTCAGTTGAGTAATGTCTCTGCTTTGCTTGCCTACGATGATCCAGTTAATGAATCTCCAGAAGAGCTAGCGAGATATTTGTCCAATGAATACCTTCAAGATCGCTTGTTCCAAGTAATTAATACCAATattctcaaatttttaaaaaagaacagTGATTCCAAACTCGAAACTGTCATTAGATATACGAGGTCCATGTTGGCGACGTTAATGACATGCAATGTAGAAGGTTCGTCGGTCTACAATGGAACGGAACTCagatatttcaaaatactCAATATAGACGAAGATCTGTTGAATCTATAG
- the SAH1 gene encoding adenosylhomocysteinase (highly similar to uniprot|P39954 Saccharomyces cerevisiae YER043C SAH1 S-adenosyl-L-homocysteine hydrolase catabolizes S-adenosyl-L-homocysteine which is formed after donation of the activated methyl group of S-adenosyl-L-methionine (AdoMet) to an acceptor) gives MSAPAQNYKVADISLAAFGRKEIELSEHEMPGLMAIRKAYAAEQPLKGARIAGCLHMTIQTAVLIETLVALGAEVTWSSCNIYSTQDHAAAAIAASGVPVFAWKGETEEEYMWCIKQQLFAFKDNKKLNLILDDGGDLTSYVHESHPEMLEGCFGLSEETTTGVHHLYRMVKENKLKVPAINVNDSVTKSKFDNLYGCRESLIDGIKRATDVMLAGKVAVVAGYGDVGKGCSAALRNMGARVIVTEVDPINALQAAMEGYQVLTMDEAASQGQVFVTTTGCRDIIRGDHFLKMPQDAIVCNIGHFDIEIDVAWLKENAKECINIKPQVDRYLLSTGKHVILLANGRLVNLGCATGHSSFVMSCSFSNQVLAQIALFKANDKAFREKYVEFQKTGPFSLDVHVLPKILDEAVAKFHLGKLGVQLTQLTDVQSEYLGIPQEGPYKADHYRY, from the coding sequence ATGTCTGCCCCAGCTCAAAACTACAAGGTTGCTGATATCTCTCTTGCCGCTTTCGGTAGAAAAGAGATCGAATTATCTGAACATGAAATGCCAGGTTTGATGGCCATTAGAAAGGCCTACGCTGCTGAACAACCATTGAAAGGTGCTCGTATCGCTGGTTGTTTGCACATGACTATTCAAACTGCTGTTTTGATCGAAACTTTAGTGGCTCTAGGTGCTGAGGTTACCTGGTCATCTTGTAACATTTACTCTACTCAAGACCACGCTGCTGCTGCTATTGCTGCTTCTGGTGTCCCAGTTTTCGCATGGAAGGGTGAAACTGAGGAAGAATACATGTGGTGTATCAAGCAACAATTGTTTGCTTTCAAGgacaacaaaaaattgaacttAATCTTAGACGATGGTGGTGATTTGACCTCTTACGTCCACGAAAGCCATCCAGAAATGTTGGAAGGTTGTTTCGGTTTGTCTGAGGAAACCACTACCGGTGTCCACCACTTGTACAGAATGGTCAAGGAAAACAAATTGAAGGTTCCAGCCATCAACGTTAACGACTCCGTtaccaaatccaaattcgACAACTTGTACGGTTGCAGAGAATCTCTAATCGATGGTATCAAGAGAGCTACTGATGTCATGTTGGCTGGTAAGGTTGCCGTTGTGGCAGGTTACGGTGATGTCGGTAAGGGTTGTTCAGCAGCTTTGAGAAACATGGGTGCCCGTGTTATCGTTACCGAAGTTGATCCTATCAACGCTCTACAAGCCGCTATGGAAGGTTACCAAGTTTTGACCATGGATGAAGCTGCTTCTCAAGGTCAAGTTTTCGTTACTACTACCGGTTGTAGAGATATCATCAGAGGTGACcactttttgaagatgccTCAAGATGCTATTGTCTGTAACATTGGTCACTTTGACATCGAAATTGATGTCGCTTGGTTGAAGGAAAACGCTAAGGAATGTATCAACATTAAGCCACAAGTTGACCGTTACTTGCTCTCTACTGGTAAACACGTTATCTTGTTGGCTAACGGTAGATTGGTCAACTTAGGTTGTGCTACTGGTCACTCCTCCTTCGTTATGTCCTGTTCTTTCTCTAACCAAGTTCTTGCTCAAATTGCTTTGTTCAAGGCTAATGACAAGGCTTTCAGAGAAAAGTACGTGGAATTCCAAAAGACTGGTCCATTCAGCCTTGACGTTCACGTTTTGCCAAAGATCTTGGACGAAGCTGTCGCTAAATTCCACTTGGGTAAATTGGGTGTTCAATTGACTCAATTGACTGATGTCCAATCCGAATACTTGGGTATCCCACAAGAAGGTCCATACAAGGCTGATCACTACAGATACTAA
- a CDS encoding uncharacterized protein (some similarities with uniprot|P53075 Saccharomyces cerevisiae YGL228W SHE10 Putative glycosylphosphatidylinositol (GPI)-anchored protein of unknown function overexpression causes growth arrest), protein MKILTKFFLLLVVTTCSLHYYCQIGQCSTQLQRVCHYTTPSVWDELLVEKNEFYREQLNPKVKVLKSHISQINSHYQDKVLPKLVDLGNRFYFDIVSPRIDNVCEFWEEFELKPYRERSLNQIRKVRQRIWFYYSVYLKPNLTKLDNQYALSDKYGKVHNKIAPFVAEIAQNFQNVYHQAAAKVHPHWENLRRTVNAKWEPISSSLWQRCRTNEICFKTNAQLKNIWKNLKLGCDYLSIYVHDALSPYSDGLESNVRATKAKSKSKPRVNASASARGNARAGAKAGAKAGTSEISASATADPTTSASATVTAGFEDDYDDEEPLYTSTSTIMLTVTMSTDQNELSPSQNTANAELGISEQDAIKDEFEAWFKVVDQKSSGVVKTFNKEVNKYLHHRVQQLDSIFQNKTKTVSEVLQNRYKNLNRAIQDINCTCETDTGAGNQTCFDSTGTTQLSEYITRSKMRELFAEAHSTLDQSMLQLKQDLEPIAQEVESRVSLIREEMVEVYEEWGDAMVSEWSKRLAYIDVVAGHLDDNGASTDEESSENWRKFLNLKKQVIKARDELAEHPADLHEIKQFVKKVHYLIEVLAKEAGEYLYILRARANLAFQAREQESKQREDSPRMDRDSTQNVENSNTTTASAEKSGKKAKKVKRVAQNGTNSTEKFSAGPDSSSKEPSMETTVQNNVTLQI, encoded by the coding sequence ATGAAGATACTGACcaaattcttccttttgCTGGTGGTTACCACTTGTTCACTTCACTACTACTGTCAGATAGGACAATGTTCCACACAATTACAAAGGGTTTGTCACTATACTACACCATCCGTTTGGGACGAACTACTagtggaaaaaaatgaattctACAGAGAACAACTGAATCCTAAGGTtaaagttttgaaatctcACATTTCTCAAATCAACTCACATTACCAGGACAAAGTACTCCCAAAATTGGTGGATTTGGGTAATCGTTTCTATTTTGACATTGTTTCCCCTAGAATTGATAATGTTTGTGAGTTTTGGGAGGAATTTGAACTCAAACCATATCGTGAAAGGAGTTTGAATCAAATACGTAAGGTTCGTCAAAGGATTTGGTTTTATTATAGCGTTTATTTGAAGCCAAATTTAACCAAATTAGATAATCAATACGCATTGTCTGACAAATATGGGAAGGTTCACAACAAAATAGCGCCATTCGTAGCGGAAATTGctcaaaatttccaaaatgtgTACCATCAAGCAGCCGCCAAGGTTCACCCCCACTGGGAAAATCTGAGAAGAACTGTTAATGCGAAGTGGgaaccaatttcatcgaGTCTGTGGCAACGTTGCAGAACTAATGAAATCTGTTTCAAGACCAATgctcaattgaaaaacatatggaagaatttgaaactTGGTTGCGATTATCTAAGCATTTACGTTCACGATGCATTGTCTCCCTATTCCGATGGTCTGGAATCAAACGTCCGTGCTACGAAGGCAAAGTCCAAATCTAAACCTAGGGTGAACGCAAGTGCTAGTGCTAGAGGTAATGCAAGAGCTGGCGCTAAAGCCGGTGCTAAAGCCGGTACTAGCGAAATTAGTGCAAGTGCTACTGCAGATCCTACTACTTCTGCCTCTGCCACAGTAACAGCTGGTTTCGAAgatgattatgatgatgaggaacCACTTTACACCAGTACCTCCACCATTATGTTAACTGTTACCATGAGTACAGATCAGAACGAATTGTCGCCATCTCAGAATACCGCCAATGCAGAATTAGGAATTTCCGAACAGGATGCGATAAAAGATGAGTTCGAAGCTTGGTTTAAGGTGGTTGATCAAAAATCTTCTGGTGTGGTGAAAACTTTCAACAAGGAAGTGAACAAATACTTGCACCATCGCGTTCAACAATTGGATTccatcttccaaaataaAACCAAAACCGTTTCCGAGGTTTTGCAAAATCGCTACAAGAACTTGAACCGTGCTATACAAGACATAAATTGTACTTGTGAAACTGATACAGGTGCAGGTAACCAAACTTGCTTCGATAGTACTGGTACTACACAGCTGTCAGAGTATATCACTCGTTCAAAGATGCGTGAATTGTTCGCAGAAGCTCACAGTACGCTAGATCAATCTATGTTACAGTTAAAGCAAGATTTGGAGCCCATCGCTCAAGAAGTCGAGAGTAGGGTCAGTTTAATTCGCGAAGAAATGGTCGAAGTTTATGAAGAGTGGGGGGATGCTATGGTCAGCGAATGGTCTAAAAGATTGGCATATATCGATGTTGTTGCTGGTCATTTGGATGACAACGGTGCTAGTACCGATGAAGAATCATCAGAAAATTGGAGGaagtttttgaatttgaagaaacaagTCATAAAGGcaagagatgaattagCAGAACATCCTGCTGATTTACATGAGattaaacaatttgttAAGAAAGTACATTACTTGATCGAAGTGTTGGCTAAGGAGGCTGGTGAATACCTGTATATATTGAGAGCAAGAGCTAATTTAGCATTCCAAGCTCGTGAACAGGAGTCTAAGCAGAGGGAAGATTCCCCAAGAATGGACCGGGATTCCACCCAAAATGTCGAGAACAGCAACACAACTACTGCATCAGCAGAAAAATCAGGTAAAAAGGCTAAGAAGGTAAAGAGAGTGGCCCAGAATGGCACAAATTCCACTGAGAAATTTTCCGCTGGCCCTGATTCTTCAAGTAAGGAACCATCAATGGAAACTACTGTTCAAAATAACGTGACTTTGCAAATTTGA